The following are encoded in a window of Actinomyces oris genomic DNA:
- a CDS encoding Rv0909 family putative TA system antitoxin → MGLDDLAKKAGDALSSDKAEAISDKALDAAAGAAKKATGGKYDDKIDAARDAVDGKLGTE, encoded by the coding sequence ATGGGACTTGATGACCTGGCGAAGAAGGCCGGTGACGCTCTCAGCTCCGACAAGGCCGAGGCGATCAGCGACAAGGCGCTGGACGCCGCAGCCGGTGCTGCCAAGAAGGCGACCGGCGGCAAGTACGACGACAAGATCGACGCCGCCCGCGACGCCGTCGACGGCAAGCTCGGCACGGAGTGA
- a CDS encoding RES family NAD+ phosphorylase, protein MSPRPKNPPQPPSTLDTRPDDIVTVEHAELARVAFALSPHPLPWGELRTWGPHPRCRWDPHPLPTGEHPEHGVLYTAGDLLTCVAEVFADTRVIDTRSDMPLLQVWEATRPLRLLDLTSTWALRNGASVSLDSAPRSTCRAWARAIRIQLPDVDGLRARSTMTGGEMTVLFSPARDSLPALPRDTAPLADATLYALLKALAPDIGYEIV, encoded by the coding sequence GTGAGTCCCCGACCGAAGAATCCTCCGCAGCCGCCGTCGACGCTCGACACCCGCCCGGACGACATCGTGACGGTGGAGCACGCCGAGCTCGCCCGCGTCGCCTTCGCGCTCAGCCCTCACCCCCTGCCGTGGGGCGAGCTGCGGACCTGGGGGCCGCACCCGCGATGCCGCTGGGATCCGCACCCGCTGCCGACGGGGGAGCATCCGGAGCACGGGGTCCTCTACACCGCCGGTGACTTGCTCACGTGCGTGGCGGAGGTCTTCGCCGATACCCGCGTCATCGACACGCGCAGCGATATGCCTCTTCTGCAGGTCTGGGAGGCGACTCGTCCGCTGCGCCTGCTCGATCTCACCAGTACCTGGGCGCTGCGCAACGGCGCCTCGGTCAGCCTCGACAGCGCCCCGCGCTCGACGTGCCGGGCCTGGGCGCGCGCCATCCGGATTCAGCTGCCCGACGTCGACGGCCTGCGCGCCCGCTCGACGATGACCGGGGGCGAGATGACAGTGCTGTTCTCCCCCGCGCGCGACAGCCTGCCGGCTCTGCCCCGGGACACCGCCCCGCTGGCCGACGCCACGCTCTACGCCCTGCTGAAGGCGCTCGCCCCCGACATCGGCTACGAGATCGTCTGA
- the clpB gene encoding ATP-dependent chaperone ClpB, which translates to MDTNYTTKSQEAISGAMQAAAAAGNPQIEPAHLLVELLSQPDGVAAGLLAAVCPDAAARQAVGASARRILTQLPASSGSSMTQPQPSRSLLAALEAASTVAKELSDEYISTEHLLIGLAKGDTSGSAPTVARILADAGATPEALIEALPQVRGSSRVTSANPEGTYKTLEKYGTDLTEAAREGRLDPVIGRDAEIRRVVQVLSRRTKNNPVLIGEPGVGKTAVVEGLAQRIVAGDVPESLRGKRLISLDLSGMVAGAKYRGEFEERLKAVLKEIKDSDGEVITFIDELHTVVGAGGGSEGAMDAGNMLKPMLARGELRMVGATTLDEYRENIEKDPALERRFQQVFVGEPSVEDTVAILRGIAPKYEAHHQVTISDGALVAAATLSDRYITGRQLPDKAIDLVDEAASRLRMELDSSPVEIDELRRRVDRMRMEEAYLDESIEDVSKADPADVERLERLRAELADASEELASLNARWEAEKAGHNKVGELRAALDEMRTRADLAEREGNFEEAGRLRYGDMPALERQIREAEAADDAAEQAAGEPMIAEQVGAPEIAEVVGAWTGIPVGKLLQGETEKLLTMEDVIGERLIGQKAAVAAVADAVRRSRAGISDPDRPTGSFLFLGPTGVGKTELAKALAEFLFDDERAIVRIDMSEYSEKHSVARLVGAPPGYVGYEEGGQLTEAVRRRPYSVVLLDEVEKAHPEVFDILLQVLDDGRLTDGQGRTVDFRNVILVLTSNLGSQFLTDPLTSPEEKRNGVMSVVQASFKPEFLNRLDDIIIFEALSKEELGEIVGIQLARIAQRLTGRRLSLEVTDAARSWLADEGYDPAYGARPLRRLVQREIGDRLARMLLAGEVLDGQKVVVDRVDGSEGLTLRAEGEAHLPSASSAASPA; encoded by the coding sequence ATGGACACCAACTACACCACCAAGTCGCAGGAGGCGATCTCCGGGGCCATGCAGGCCGCCGCCGCGGCCGGCAACCCCCAGATCGAGCCCGCGCACCTGCTCGTTGAGCTCCTCTCCCAGCCCGACGGCGTCGCCGCCGGACTCCTGGCCGCGGTCTGCCCCGACGCGGCGGCCCGCCAGGCCGTCGGCGCCTCCGCGCGCCGCATCCTCACCCAGCTGCCCGCCTCCTCGGGCTCCTCCATGACCCAGCCCCAGCCCTCGCGCTCCCTGCTGGCCGCCCTGGAGGCCGCCTCGACGGTCGCCAAGGAGCTGTCCGACGAGTACATCTCCACCGAGCACCTGCTCATCGGCTTGGCCAAGGGCGACACCTCCGGCTCCGCCCCCACCGTGGCCCGCATCCTGGCCGACGCCGGTGCCACCCCGGAGGCCCTCATCGAGGCCCTGCCCCAGGTCCGAGGCTCCTCCCGAGTCACCTCCGCCAACCCCGAGGGCACCTACAAGACCCTCGAGAAGTACGGCACCGACCTCACCGAGGCCGCCCGGGAGGGCCGCCTCGACCCGGTCATCGGCCGTGACGCCGAGATCCGCCGCGTCGTGCAGGTCCTGTCCCGGCGCACCAAGAACAACCCCGTCCTCATCGGGGAGCCGGGCGTGGGTAAGACCGCCGTCGTCGAGGGCCTGGCCCAGCGCATCGTCGCCGGCGACGTCCCCGAGTCCTTGCGCGGCAAGCGCCTCATCTCCCTGGACCTGTCCGGGATGGTGGCCGGCGCCAAGTACCGCGGTGAGTTCGAGGAGCGCCTCAAGGCGGTCCTCAAGGAGATTAAGGACTCCGACGGGGAGGTCATCACCTTCATCGACGAGCTGCACACCGTCGTCGGCGCCGGCGGCGGCTCCGAGGGCGCCATGGACGCCGGCAACATGCTCAAGCCCATGCTGGCCCGGGGCGAGCTGCGCATGGTGGGTGCCACCACCCTGGACGAGTACCGCGAGAACATCGAGAAGGACCCCGCCCTGGAGCGCCGCTTCCAGCAGGTCTTCGTCGGTGAGCCCAGCGTCGAGGACACCGTGGCCATCCTGCGCGGCATCGCCCCCAAGTACGAGGCCCACCACCAGGTGACCATCTCCGACGGCGCCCTCGTGGCCGCCGCGACCCTCTCCGACCGCTACATCACCGGTCGCCAGCTGCCGGATAAGGCCATCGACCTGGTCGATGAGGCCGCCTCCCGGCTGCGTATGGAGCTCGACTCCAGCCCCGTCGAGATCGACGAGCTGCGCCGCCGCGTGGACCGCATGCGCATGGAGGAGGCCTACCTGGACGAGTCCATCGAGGACGTCTCCAAGGCCGACCCCGCCGACGTCGAGCGCCTCGAGCGCCTGCGCGCCGAGCTGGCCGACGCCTCCGAGGAGCTGGCCTCGCTCAACGCCCGCTGGGAGGCCGAGAAGGCCGGCCACAACAAGGTCGGTGAGCTGCGCGCCGCCCTGGACGAGATGCGCACCCGCGCCGACCTGGCCGAGCGCGAGGGCAACTTCGAGGAGGCCGGCCGCCTGCGCTACGGCGACATGCCCGCCCTGGAGCGCCAGATCCGCGAGGCCGAGGCCGCCGACGACGCCGCCGAGCAGGCGGCAGGCGAGCCGATGATCGCCGAGCAGGTCGGCGCCCCCGAGATCGCCGAGGTCGTGGGGGCCTGGACCGGCATCCCCGTGGGCAAGCTCCTCCAGGGTGAGACCGAGAAGCTCCTGACCATGGAGGACGTCATCGGCGAGCGCCTCATCGGCCAGAAGGCCGCCGTGGCCGCCGTGGCCGACGCGGTGCGCCGCTCGCGGGCCGGCATCTCCGACCCCGACCGCCCCACCGGCTCCTTCCTCTTCCTGGGTCCCACGGGCGTGGGCAAGACCGAGCTGGCCAAGGCCCTGGCCGAGTTCCTCTTCGACGACGAGCGTGCCATCGTGCGTATCGACATGTCCGAGTACTCCGAGAAGCACTCCGTGGCGCGCCTCGTGGGTGCCCCTCCCGGGTACGTCGGCTACGAGGAGGGCGGCCAGCTCACTGAGGCCGTGCGGCGTCGGCCCTACTCCGTGGTCCTGCTCGACGAGGTCGAGAAGGCCCACCCCGAGGTCTTCGACATCCTCCTGCAGGTGCTCGACGACGGCCGCCTCACCGACGGCCAGGGGCGCACGGTCGACTTCCGCAACGTCATCCTCGTGCTCACCTCGAACCTGGGCAGCCAGTTCCTCACCGACCCGCTCACCAGCCCCGAGGAGAAGCGCAACGGGGTCATGAGCGTGGTCCAGGCCTCCTTCAAGCCGGAGTTCCTCAACCGCCTTGACGACATCATCATCTTCGAGGCCCTCTCCAAGGAGGAGCTGGGCGAGATCGTCGGCATCCAGCTGGCGCGCATCGCTCAGCGCCTGACCGGCCGGCGCCTGAGCCTGGAGGTCACCGACGCCGCCCGCAGCTGGCTGGCCGACGAGGGCTATGACCCCGCCTACGGGGCCCGGCCGCTGCGCCGCCTCGTCCAGCGCGAGATCGGCGACCGCCTGGCCCGCATGCTGCTGGCCGGGGAGGTCCTCGACGGGCAGAAGGTCGTCGTTGACAGGGTCGATGGCTCTGAGGGGCTCACGCTGCGGGCCGAGGGCGAGGCGCACCTTCCGTCGGCCTCCTCGGCGGCGTCGCCGGCCTGA
- a CDS encoding helix-turn-helix domain-containing protein, whose amino-acid sequence MSHVVCHLDELLAARGMTLVELSEKVGVTTANLSVLKNDRAKAIRYSTLCAICKALGCSVGELLEVVPD is encoded by the coding sequence GTGAGTCACGTCGTCTGCCACCTCGATGAGCTGTTGGCCGCCCGTGGGATGACGCTCGTGGAGCTCTCCGAGAAGGTCGGGGTCACCACCGCCAATCTCTCAGTGCTCAAGAACGACCGCGCCAAGGCCATTCGCTACTCCACACTCTGCGCCATCTGCAAGGCCCTGGGGTGCTCGGTCGGAGAGCTCCTGGAGGTCGTGCCGGATTGA
- a CDS encoding DUF3152 domain-containing protein, with product MRPSTPQPPRRPSRPGRASSSTSGRRRTSAGHRRSPEGRPSPQRPSSDAPDPASRRALTIARRERRRRRARNRLLYGTTFVVALALIVVGLRVWGLHPGFALSLGSSARQSSTPAKAAAQSSARASTARAASPSASAAPSASPTPSASALPSPQLDSEGFAHSGAVGNGSWTIAPAVPVSQPAAATVYRYVLRVEGGTHVDAAAAAPIVERILNDERGWPTAQNTSFQPVADPASADFTFNIATPPSADALCSPLDTGGMWSCRNGDNVVINSDRWNWGAVTYPDVDSYRTYVTNHEVGHFLGHEHEFCAGAGLKAPLMAQQSHDLAGGCVYNAWPTQDNQPG from the coding sequence ATGCGTCCCTCGACCCCGCAGCCGCCGCGGCGCCCCTCCCGCCCCGGCCGCGCCTCGTCGTCGACATCTGGACGCCGTCGAACATCCGCCGGTCATCGACGCAGCCCCGAGGGCCGGCCCTCCCCGCAGCGCCCTTCGTCGGACGCCCCCGATCCCGCCAGCCGGCGAGCCCTCACCATCGCCCGCCGGGAGCGACGTCGGCGTCGCGCCCGCAACCGGCTCCTGTACGGCACGACCTTCGTCGTGGCGCTGGCCCTGATCGTCGTCGGGCTGCGGGTCTGGGGGCTCCACCCCGGTTTCGCCCTGTCGCTGGGCTCCTCCGCACGCCAGTCCTCAACCCCGGCCAAGGCCGCCGCCCAGTCCTCCGCCCGGGCGTCCACTGCCCGCGCGGCCTCGCCGTCGGCCTCGGCCGCCCCCTCAGCCTCACCGACGCCGTCGGCCTCGGCGCTGCCGTCCCCGCAGCTGGACTCCGAGGGCTTCGCGCACTCCGGCGCCGTCGGCAACGGCAGCTGGACCATTGCGCCGGCCGTTCCCGTCTCCCAGCCCGCGGCCGCCACCGTTTACCGCTACGTGCTGCGAGTCGAGGGCGGCACGCATGTCGACGCCGCAGCCGCGGCCCCCATCGTGGAGCGCATCCTCAATGACGAGCGCGGCTGGCCCACCGCGCAGAACACGTCCTTCCAGCCCGTGGCCGACCCCGCGAGCGCGGACTTCACCTTCAACATCGCCACGCCACCCAGCGCCGACGCCCTGTGCTCACCGCTGGACACCGGCGGCATGTGGAGCTGCCGCAACGGGGACAACGTGGTCATCAACTCCGACCGGTGGAACTGGGGCGCCGTGACCTACCCCGACGTCGACTCCTACCGCACCTACGTCACCAACCACGAGGTGGGCCATTTCCTCGGCCACGAGCACGAGTTCTGCGCCGGGGCCGGCCTCAAGGCCCCACTCATGGCTCAGCAGAGCCACGACCTGGCCGGCGGCTGCGTCTACAACGCCTGGCCCACCCAGGACAACCAGCCCGGCTGA
- a CDS encoding MmcQ/YjbR family DNA-binding protein: protein MTTPLHRSPRPDGSSTRVGEATVAARRDELLATAASLPGAWAGHKPEWDIPVASVGPRLFLLLIPHTDGRLLANVKLDPEDVVAVRATFEWVEPGFHQSKRHWVSIDLTSPDYRADEATAMVEDSYRLVLSLLTHRVREAVLLADAAGSPARPTWQW, encoded by the coding sequence ATGACCACACCACTCCACCGCAGCCCTCGCCCCGACGGGTCCTCCACGCGCGTCGGCGAGGCCACCGTGGCTGCCCGGCGCGACGAGCTCCTGGCCACGGCGGCCTCGCTGCCCGGCGCCTGGGCGGGACACAAGCCCGAGTGGGACATCCCTGTCGCCTCAGTGGGCCCTCGTCTCTTCCTGCTGCTCATTCCCCACACCGACGGCCGTCTCCTGGCCAACGTCAAGCTCGACCCCGAGGACGTCGTCGCCGTGCGGGCCACCTTCGAGTGGGTGGAGCCGGGCTTCCACCAGTCCAAGCGGCACTGGGTGAGCATCGACCTCACCAGCCCCGACTACCGCGCGGACGAGGCCACCGCCATGGTCGAGGACTCCTACCGGCTCGTCCTGTCCCTCCTGACCCACCGCGTGCGCGAGGCCGTCCTGCTGGCCGACGCCGCAGGCTCCCCCGCCCGCCCCACCTGGCAGTGGTGA